The Microbulbifer sp. YPW1 genome contains a region encoding:
- a CDS encoding 16S rRNA (uracil(1498)-N(3))-methyltransferase: MNLILLEPGDFLDSGLAGEPGSPVIATLRGRRFQHIVEVHRAAVGDTLKVGLLDGQIGEGEVIEHSEGQITLRVSLHRAPPPPLPLTLILALPRPKMLKRTIQHATALGVKQLYLINAYRVEKSYWQSPWLSEEKLREQCVLGLEQAVDTAMPKIELRKRFKPFVEDELPDIAAGSRKLVAHPVTDNPCPVDIPDQTTLAVGPEGGFIPYEVEKLQEAGFESVHLGPRILRVETALPVLLARLFPGR, from the coding sequence GTGAACCTGATCCTTTTAGAGCCCGGTGATTTTCTCGATTCCGGCCTGGCGGGCGAGCCAGGCTCGCCGGTAATTGCCACACTTCGCGGCCGCCGTTTCCAGCATATCGTCGAGGTACACCGGGCCGCCGTGGGGGACACCCTCAAGGTCGGGCTGCTCGATGGACAAATTGGCGAAGGGGAAGTGATCGAGCACAGCGAGGGCCAGATCACCCTGCGGGTATCCCTGCACCGCGCACCGCCGCCGCCCCTGCCGCTCACCCTGATCCTCGCCCTGCCCCGCCCCAAAATGCTGAAGCGCACCATTCAGCACGCCACCGCGCTCGGGGTAAAACAGCTTTACCTGATCAATGCCTACCGGGTGGAGAAATCCTACTGGCAGAGTCCCTGGCTGAGCGAGGAAAAACTTCGCGAACAGTGTGTGCTTGGGCTGGAGCAGGCGGTGGATACCGCAATGCCGAAGATCGAATTACGCAAACGCTTCAAACCGTTTGTGGAAGATGAGCTGCCCGATATTGCCGCCGGCTCCCGCAAACTGGTAGCGCATCCGGTAACCGACAACCCGTGCCCGGTAGATATCCCGGACCAGACCACCCTGGCGGTAGGCCCGGAGGGCGGCTTTATCCCCTACGAGGTGGAAAAATTGCAGGAAGCGGGCTTTGAATCCGTGCACCTGGGACCCAGGATTCTGCGAGTTGAAACCGCCCTGCCGGTATTGCTGGCCCGACTGTTTCCCGGCCGATAG
- a CDS encoding 6-carboxytetrahydropterin synthase — translation MHLFVDSLTNVDFSYLHRSRGIVGETWLANAALDGALDEQGMVCDFGIVKKTLRNWLDTELDHRLLVPTQSPQLSLEQREDGIQLEWKLDSGETISVGGPAQAFALVAAESITPESVATWCVGELDGIFPTSVDKLHLGFTSEAIDTPFYHYSHGLKKHDGNCQRIAHGHRSRIRIDVDGHRSPQLESEWAERWADIYLGTREDLHSESEQTLHFAYSARQGAFTLSIPANRCEILECDTTVEQLAQYMADQLATAHPGHEIQVRAYEGIGKGAIASAKR, via the coding sequence ATGCACCTGTTTGTCGACAGCCTCACCAACGTGGATTTCAGTTATCTCCACCGCAGCCGCGGCATCGTTGGCGAAACCTGGCTGGCCAACGCCGCCCTCGACGGTGCTCTGGATGAGCAGGGCATGGTGTGCGATTTCGGCATCGTGAAGAAAACCCTGCGCAACTGGCTGGATACAGAGCTGGACCACCGCCTGCTGGTACCCACCCAGTCCCCACAGCTGTCCCTTGAACAGCGCGAGGACGGCATCCAGCTGGAGTGGAAGCTCGACAGCGGTGAGACCATTTCCGTCGGCGGGCCGGCTCAGGCCTTTGCCCTGGTGGCTGCCGAGTCGATCACGCCCGAGTCGGTGGCGACCTGGTGCGTGGGCGAGCTGGATGGCATCTTCCCCACCAGCGTGGATAAGCTGCACCTGGGTTTCACCAGCGAAGCGATCGATACGCCGTTTTATCACTACAGTCACGGGCTGAAGAAACACGACGGAAACTGCCAGCGGATTGCCCACGGACACCGCTCGCGCATCCGCATCGATGTCGACGGACACCGCAGTCCGCAACTGGAAAGCGAATGGGCAGAGCGCTGGGCAGATATTTACCTGGGCACCCGCGAAGACCTGCATTCCGAGTCCGAGCAGACTTTGCACTTCGCCTACAGTGCGCGCCAGGGGGCCTTCACTCTCAGTATCCCGGCAAACCGCTGTGAAATTCTCGAATGCGATACCACGGTGGAACAGCTGGCCCAGTACATGGCCGATCAGCTGGCCACCGCGCACCCGGGTCACGAGATCCAGGTGCGCGCCTACGAAGGTATCGGCAAGGGTGCTATCGCCTCGGCGAAGCGCTAA
- a CDS encoding Lrp/AsnC ligand binding domain-containing protein yields the protein MKRRASELSTIDRNILRVLQKNGRTSYAELARQVGLTATPCVERVKKMESDGVIQGYTALINPEYLDAALVVFVQIRLNRSAQDAFEDFRTAVSALPEVQECYLVSGNFDYLIKARVADMSAYRKFYGETLLTLPEVQECTSYVVMEQVKETLEVPVHYNR from the coding sequence ATGAAAAGGCGTGCCAGTGAACTCAGCACCATCGACCGCAACATCCTGCGCGTATTGCAGAAAAACGGTCGCACCAGTTATGCAGAGCTCGCCCGCCAGGTGGGCCTTACCGCCACCCCCTGTGTGGAGCGGGTAAAGAAAATGGAATCCGACGGAGTGATCCAGGGCTACACCGCACTGATCAACCCCGAGTATCTGGATGCGGCGCTGGTGGTGTTTGTGCAGATCCGCCTGAACCGCTCCGCCCAGGATGCGTTCGAGGATTTCCGCACCGCGGTATCTGCCCTGCCCGAGGTCCAGGAGTGCTATCTGGTCTCGGGGAATTTCGATTACCTGATCAAGGCCCGGGTGGCGGACATGAGCGCCTACCGCAAATTTTACGGAGAGACCCTGCTCACCCTGCCGGAGGTGCAGGAATGCACCAGCTATGTGGTGATGGAACAGGTAAAGGAGACCCTGGAGGTTCCGGTACATTACAACCGCTAA
- the ald gene encoding alanine dehydrogenase produces the protein MLIGVPKEIKNHEYRIGLTPASVRELIGHGHDVIVQKDGGSAIGFTDEMYEQAGAKIIDSAEEIFATADMIVKVKEPQPHECEMLRPGQLLYTYLHLAPDPKQTELLVKSGATCIAYETVTDRFGGLPLLAPMSEVAGRMSVQCGAHHLEKAQGGLGVLLGGVPGVAPAKVLIIGGGVVGTQAAKMALGMGADVTILDRSLPRLRQLDDIFGGAVRTEYSTNDAIEKHALEADLVVGAVLIPGAAAPKLLTRDHISRMKKGAVVVDVAIDQGGCFETSKATTHQEPTYVVDGVVHYCVANMPGGVARTSTMALNNATLPFAVSLANKGAKQALLDDANLLEGLNVHAGMVTYKAVADVLGYEYVDPKLALQKSAVDSEVAA, from the coding sequence ATGTTGATCGGTGTCCCAAAAGAAATTAAGAACCACGAGTACCGGATCGGCCTGACCCCGGCGAGCGTACGCGAGCTGATCGGCCATGGTCACGACGTAATCGTGCAGAAAGACGGTGGTTCAGCCATTGGCTTTACCGATGAAATGTATGAGCAGGCTGGAGCCAAGATCATCGACAGCGCGGAAGAAATCTTCGCCACTGCCGACATGATCGTGAAGGTAAAAGAGCCCCAGCCCCACGAATGTGAAATGCTGCGTCCCGGCCAGCTGCTGTACACCTACCTCCACCTCGCGCCCGATCCCAAGCAGACCGAACTGCTGGTGAAATCCGGTGCGACCTGTATTGCTTATGAAACCGTAACCGATCGCTTCGGTGGCCTGCCGCTGCTGGCGCCCATGTCTGAAGTTGCCGGCCGTATGTCCGTACAGTGCGGCGCCCACCACCTGGAAAAAGCCCAGGGCGGCCTCGGCGTACTGCTGGGCGGCGTGCCTGGCGTAGCGCCGGCCAAAGTGCTGATCATCGGCGGTGGTGTAGTAGGTACCCAGGCTGCCAAGATGGCGCTGGGTATGGGTGCTGACGTGACCATTCTGGATCGCTCCCTGCCGCGCCTGCGCCAGCTGGACGATATCTTCGGTGGCGCTGTGCGCACCGAGTACTCCACCAACGATGCCATTGAAAAGCACGCACTGGAAGCTGACCTGGTTGTCGGTGCGGTACTGATCCCGGGCGCTGCGGCTCCGAAGCTGCTGACCCGCGACCATATCAGCCGCATGAAGAAAGGTGCGGTGGTTGTGGACGTTGCGATCGACCAGGGCGGTTGTTTCGAAACTTCCAAAGCCACTACCCACCAGGAGCCTACTTACGTGGTAGACGGCGTGGTCCACTACTGTGTTGCCAACATGCCCGGCGGTGTTGCCCGTACCTCCACCATGGCCCTGAACAACGCGACCCTGCCGTTCGCTGTTTCTCTGGCCAACAAAGGTGCCAAGCAGGCGCTGCTGGATGACGCCAACCTGCTGGAAGGCCTGAACGTGCACGCCGGTATGGTGACCTACAAGGCGGTGGCAGATGTGCTGGGTTATGAGTACGTCGATCCGAAACTGGCTTTGCAGAAATCTGCAGTAGATTCTGAAGTAGCGGCTTAA